From a region of the Hymenobacter jejuensis genome:
- a CDS encoding murein hydrolase activator EnvC family protein, producing MRGKNSRSYAFYGLLIAALFMALSNSPLAQRRTSSSSRSSTNGKKTKAQLERERRATLRRIRETSRILAQTQQQKQASIGQLNALKEKLNVQQGVIKNISSELKYIESDVQQTETQVQRTRQSLEQLKAEYARLIYASSKTANSYNRIMFLFAAESFNQFMLRLRYIRQYSEVRRAQAAQISNTQQLLSQQLTGLTEKKQEKSSLLSTQLNENRNLITLKTQQDQVVTKLSRQEEGLRQELAERQQAVSRLDNLIAERVREEIARAARVAAARAAARAAANRERAANAPSRSPGATSRSSSSEAEPEPARTDRVTLTPETAVLSSSFAENRGRLLWPVSRGFISQPFGRHPHPVLKNVMVENRGIDIQTSAGEPARAVFDGKVLTVASIAGMNNIVMIQHGEYFTVYAKLRSVSVSEGQQVKMRQPIGTVYTSSDGTTELQFQVWRNSANLNPQNWIGHK from the coding sequence ATGCGCGGAAAAAATAGTCGCAGTTACGCATTCTACGGGCTGTTGATCGCGGCGCTATTCATGGCGCTGAGCAATTCACCTTTGGCGCAGCGCCGAACTTCTTCGAGCAGTCGGTCATCAACCAACGGCAAGAAAACGAAAGCCCAATTGGAGCGTGAGCGCCGGGCCACCCTGCGCCGCATCCGAGAAACCAGCCGCATTCTGGCCCAAACGCAGCAGCAGAAACAGGCTTCTATTGGGCAGCTCAATGCGCTCAAGGAAAAGCTGAATGTGCAGCAGGGCGTCATCAAAAACATCTCGTCGGAACTGAAATACATCGAGTCGGATGTGCAGCAGACGGAAACCCAGGTGCAACGAACCCGGCAAAGCCTTGAGCAGTTGAAGGCAGAGTACGCACGTTTGATCTATGCGTCGTCCAAAACGGCCAACAGCTACAACCGGATCATGTTCCTGTTTGCGGCCGAATCGTTTAATCAGTTTATGCTACGATTGCGCTACATCCGGCAATACTCGGAGGTGCGCCGGGCGCAGGCCGCCCAAATTAGCAATACGCAACAGCTTCTGAGTCAACAGCTTACGGGACTCACCGAAAAGAAGCAGGAAAAAAGCAGCTTGCTCAGCACCCAGCTCAACGAAAACCGCAACTTGATTACGCTCAAAACGCAGCAGGACCAAGTGGTGACGAAGCTCAGCCGGCAGGAAGAAGGGTTGCGGCAGGAATTGGCCGAACGTCAGCAAGCCGTCAGCCGTCTCGATAACCTCATTGCCGAACGCGTCCGCGAAGAAATCGCGCGGGCTGCCCGCGTAGCAGCCGCACGTGCCGCGGCCCGAGCCGCCGCGAACCGCGAAAGAGCGGCTAATGCGCCTAGTCGCAGTCCGGGGGCTACTTCCCGTTCTAGCTCTAGTGAAGCCGAACCGGAGCCCGCCCGCACCGACCGCGTAACCCTGACGCCCGAAACGGCCGTGTTGTCGTCGTCTTTTGCCGAGAACCGCGGCCGGCTGTTGTGGCCCGTGAGCCGGGGCTTTATCTCCCAGCCTTTTGGGCGGCACCCGCACCCGGTGCTCAAAAACGTGATGGTAGAAAACCGCGGCATTGATATTCAAACCAGCGCCGGTGAGCCTGCCCGCGCCGTTTTTGACGGAAAAGTGCTCACCGTAGCTAGTATCGCGGGCATGAACAACATCGTGATGATTCAGCACGGCGAGTACTTTACGGTGTACGCCAAGCTGCGCAGCGTCAGCGTCAGCGAAGGCCAGCAAGTGAAGATGCGCCAGCCAATCGGCACCGTCTATACCAGTTCCGACGGCACTACCGAGCTACAGTTTCAGGTGTGGCGAAACAGCGCTAACCTCAATCCTCAGAATTGGATAGGCCACAAGTAG
- a CDS encoding NADP-dependent malic enzyme, with protein sequence MLKINKEDALNYHSQNPAGKIEVVPTKPVSTQLDLALAYSPGVAEPCKAIAANKDDVYKYTAKGNLVGVISNGTAVLGLGNIGPDASKPVMEGKGVLFKKFAGIDCFDIEIDATDPDEFIRIVKSLEPTFGGINLEDIKAPECFRIETALREQMNIPLMHDDQHGTAIISSAALLNALEIVEKNIDAVKVVVSGAGAAAISCLRLYVELGLKIENVVVFDKDGVINQHRTDLAPLQMQFATDRAVTTLAEAMEGADVFVGLSAANVLPAELLLRMADNPIVFALANPDPEIVYEVAMATRPDLIMATGRSDHPNQVNNVLGFPYIFRGALDVRATEINEAMKLAAVKALAELAKDPVPDMVNKAYSDNTLAFGRNYLIPKPLDPRLITTISPAVAQAAIESGVARQVITDWAAYEDELRSRLGVNQKLMNRITSAAKSNPKRVVFAEGDNYKILKAAQILRDEGIAHPILLGNQEKINTIVRANSLDLEGCTIIDILQENEKREEYAELLYQKRQRRGITRYEGRRLLRERNYYGSMMLETGEADAFITGLSKDYGKSIIPSLQVIGVEEGVHRVAGMYIIQHKKGPYFFADTTVNIDPTAEEMVDIIGLTARGVRFFDTEPRIAVLSYSNFGSNPGALPDKARRATELAKKRYPDLLLDGEMQANTALNPQLLREHYPFSELAEKGANTLIFPNVATGNIAYKVLQEIGGAEVIGPVLMGMRKPVHILQLGASVREIVNMAAIAVVDAQTYNKPL encoded by the coding sequence ATGCTTAAAATAAACAAAGAAGACGCCCTCAATTACCACTCGCAAAACCCCGCCGGCAAAATTGAGGTAGTGCCGACCAAACCCGTCAGTACCCAACTCGATTTGGCCCTTGCCTACTCGCCCGGCGTGGCCGAGCCCTGCAAAGCCATCGCGGCCAACAAAGACGACGTTTACAAATACACCGCCAAGGGCAACCTAGTAGGCGTGATTTCAAATGGTACCGCCGTATTGGGGCTGGGCAACATCGGCCCCGACGCGTCGAAACCGGTAATGGAAGGCAAAGGCGTGTTGTTCAAGAAGTTCGCGGGCATTGATTGCTTCGACATCGAGATCGACGCGACGGACCCCGACGAATTCATTCGCATTGTGAAGTCGCTGGAACCAACGTTTGGCGGCATCAACTTGGAAGACATCAAAGCCCCCGAATGCTTTCGCATCGAAACGGCACTGCGCGAGCAGATGAACATTCCGCTGATGCACGACGATCAGCACGGCACCGCCATTATTTCGTCGGCGGCGTTGCTGAATGCGCTGGAGATCGTCGAGAAGAATATCGACGCGGTGAAGGTAGTAGTAAGCGGTGCGGGCGCGGCGGCCATTTCGTGCCTGCGGCTGTACGTAGAGCTAGGACTGAAAATTGAGAACGTCGTAGTCTTCGACAAGGACGGCGTCATCAACCAGCACCGCACCGATTTGGCGCCGTTGCAGATGCAGTTTGCCACCGACCGCGCCGTCACTACATTGGCCGAAGCCATGGAAGGCGCCGACGTATTTGTGGGCCTTTCGGCGGCCAACGTGCTGCCGGCCGAACTGCTGCTGCGCATGGCCGACAACCCAATCGTGTTTGCCCTGGCCAACCCCGACCCGGAGATTGTGTACGAAGTTGCCATGGCGACTCGCCCCGACCTCATCATGGCTACGGGCCGCTCCGACCATCCTAACCAGGTCAATAACGTCCTGGGCTTCCCCTACATCTTCCGTGGGGCCTTGGATGTGCGCGCCACCGAAATCAACGAAGCTATGAAGCTGGCCGCGGTGAAAGCATTGGCTGAGCTGGCCAAGGATCCGGTGCCGGACATGGTAAACAAGGCTTACAGCGACAACACGCTGGCCTTTGGACGCAACTATTTGATACCCAAGCCTTTAGATCCAAGGCTTATCACCACCATTTCGCCGGCCGTCGCGCAGGCTGCCATCGAGAGCGGGGTAGCGCGACAGGTGATCACCGATTGGGCGGCCTACGAAGATGAATTGCGCAGCCGCTTGGGCGTCAACCAGAAGCTGATGAACCGCATCACCAGCGCTGCCAAATCGAACCCCAAGCGCGTGGTGTTTGCCGAAGGCGACAACTACAAGATTCTCAAAGCCGCCCAGATTCTGCGCGACGAAGGCATTGCGCACCCGATTCTGCTCGGCAATCAGGAGAAAATCAACACAATTGTCCGCGCTAATAGCCTCGACTTGGAAGGATGCACAATTATTGACATTCTGCAGGAAAACGAGAAACGCGAGGAATACGCTGAGCTGCTGTATCAAAAGCGCCAACGCCGTGGCATCACGCGCTACGAAGGCCGGCGGTTGTTGCGAGAACGCAATTACTACGGCTCGATGATGCTGGAAACCGGTGAGGCTGACGCCTTTATCACGGGTTTGAGCAAAGATTACGGCAAATCCATCATCCCATCGTTGCAGGTGATTGGGGTAGAAGAAGGTGTGCACCGCGTGGCGGGTATGTACATCATCCAACACAAAAAGGGGCCGTACTTTTTCGCCGATACCACCGTCAACATCGACCCTACGGCCGAGGAGATGGTAGACATCATTGGCTTGACAGCGCGGGGCGTGCGCTTTTTCGATACCGAGCCTCGCATTGCCGTGTTGAGCTATTCGAACTTCGGCTCCAACCCCGGCGCCCTGCCCGACAAAGCCCGGCGCGCTACTGAGCTAGCCAAAAAGCGCTACCCCGATCTGCTGCTTGATGGTGAGATGCAAGCCAACACGGCCCTCAATCCGCAGCTCTTGCGCGAGCATTACCCTTTTAGCGAGCTAGCGGAGAAAGGTGCCAACACCTTGATTTTCCCGAACGTAGCGACCGGCAACATTGCCTACAAAGTTCTGCAAGAAATAGGTGGTGCTGAGGTAATTGGCCCTGTGCTGATGGGCATGCGCAAGCCCGTACATATTCTGCAGTTGGGGGCTTCCGTCCGTGAAATCGTGAACATGGCCGCTATTGCCGTGGTCGATGCGCAGACTTATAATAAGCCGCTGTAG
- the tatA gene encoding twin-arginine translocase TatA/TatE family subunit, protein MTLLSLFLGIGNFGGTEILLIVIAIILLFGAKRIPELAKGLGKGIREFKDATKEEKPEYRDRPVNPNDPTQPRL, encoded by the coding sequence ATGACACTGCTTTCCCTGTTTCTAGGCATCGGCAATTTTGGTGGCACCGAAATTCTGCTGATTGTTATTGCCATCATCTTACTGTTCGGCGCCAAGCGCATCCCGGAACTTGCCAAAGGCCTGGGAAAGGGCATTCGGGAGTTCAAAGATGCCACGAAGGAAGAAAAGCCTGAGTACCGCGACCGCCCAGTTAATCCAAACGATCCTACCCAACCCCGCCTGTAA
- a CDS encoding GAF domain-containing DNA-binding protein, which yields MARNSSTTRSALPDLHSSDEAQRLEVLRNYQILDTPPEQVFDDLTRLAAFICNTPVSLVSLIDSDRQWFKAKTGFDNIEGSKREFAFCNYAMYSDDVFEVEDASCDPTFQTNPMVTAAPSIRFYAGAPLVTPEGHPLGTLCAIDTVPHRLSDSQREALRILAREVVSHLELRRARLQLEQEQQKLDGLLRMANNAADSLYFDNRCEIFIKQDHKLVRVNTGDIRYVEALGDYVNIHTARERFTVYSTMKDLETKLPPRDFARVHRKYIVRLDRIVAIEADSALVETERAGQPVPVPIGNSYKAVLLNRLNLV from the coding sequence TTGGCTCGTAACTCCAGCACAACCCGTTCCGCCCTTCCCGACCTGCACAGCAGTGACGAAGCACAGCGGCTCGAGGTTTTACGTAATTATCAGATTCTAGACACGCCACCCGAGCAAGTGTTTGATGATCTGACGCGCTTAGCGGCTTTTATTTGCAATACGCCGGTTTCGCTTGTGTCCCTGATTGACTCTGATCGGCAATGGTTTAAGGCCAAAACCGGCTTTGACAACATTGAGGGATCTAAGCGCGAATTTGCGTTCTGCAACTACGCGATGTACTCCGACGACGTCTTCGAAGTAGAAGACGCGAGCTGCGATCCTACTTTTCAGACGAACCCGATGGTGACTGCTGCGCCTAGCATCCGCTTCTATGCTGGTGCGCCGCTGGTAACGCCGGAAGGGCATCCGTTGGGAACGCTTTGCGCCATCGATACGGTACCGCATCGCCTGAGCGATAGCCAACGCGAGGCCCTGCGGATTTTGGCACGTGAGGTGGTTTCGCACTTGGAGCTGCGTCGCGCCCGCCTGCAACTAGAGCAGGAGCAGCAAAAACTGGACGGGCTGTTGCGCATGGCCAACAACGCGGCCGATTCATTGTATTTTGACAACCGCTGCGAGATTTTTATCAAGCAGGATCATAAACTGGTACGCGTCAACACGGGCGATATCCGGTATGTCGAAGCCCTTGGCGATTACGTGAACATCCACACGGCCCGCGAGCGCTTCACGGTATACAGCACCATGAAAGACCTAGAAACCAAGCTGCCGCCCCGCGACTTTGCACGCGTTCACCGCAAATACATCGTGCGCCTCGATCGGATAGTCGCGATCGAAGCCGATTCCGCTTTGGTGGAAACGGAACGCGCCGGGCAGCCGGTGCCAGTGCCCATTGGCAATTCCTATAAAGCGGTGCTGCTCAACAGGCTAAACTTGGTGTAA
- the tatA gene encoding twin-arginine translocase TatA/TatE family subunit, which yields MNMPVLLFLGDIGGSELLLIMVVILMFFGANKIPELARGLGKGIREFKDASREIRSEIENSGQPQPTQYQNQFNNNTGYQAPQQPVYQAPVAQPEGTHAPVTPIAPPMDGGITPPVADSPRLDQTTN from the coding sequence ATGAACATGCCCGTTCTGCTTTTCCTCGGCGACATTGGTGGCAGCGAGTTGCTGCTGATTATGGTCGTCATCCTGATGTTTTTTGGCGCCAATAAAATCCCGGAACTAGCGCGCGGCTTAGGCAAAGGCATTCGGGAGTTTAAAGATGCATCGCGGGAAATCCGCAGCGAAATCGAAAACTCAGGCCAGCCCCAGCCAACCCAATACCAAAACCAATTCAACAACAATACGGGTTATCAAGCGCCGCAGCAGCCTGTTTATCAAGCTCCTGTAGCCCAGCCAGAAGGCACGCACGCGCCTGTAACTCCTATTGCACCGCCCATGGATGGTGGCATCACGCCTCCCGTGGCTGATAGCCCTCGCCTTGATCAAACGACCAACTAA
- the gatA gene encoding Asp-tRNA(Asn)/Glu-tRNA(Gln) amidotransferase subunit GatA — MRRFNSLTEVRNELTAGTVTCRQLVEYYLDNIQKKSHLNAFLEVFADEALMQADAVDTKLAAGTAGKLAGMVVGLKDVLAYKDHSLQSSSHILDGFKSLYTGTAVQRLLDEDAIIIGRQNCDEFAMGASNETSYFGPARNEIDPDRVPGGSSGGSAVAVQADLCLASIGSDTGGSVRQPAAFCGIVGFKPTYSRISRYGLIAYASSFDQIGTLTRSVEDAALLLEVMAGADDFDSTASQHPVPAYSELLTPAPHYRIGYISDCLERPGLNPEIKEATERALDLLRSQGHVVEAVDFHHLDYIVPTYYILTTAEASSNLSRYDGVKFGYRAPDATDLESLYKKTRAQGFGPEVQKRILLGTFVLSADYYDAYYTKAQQVRRLIKEKTDELLRQYDFLVLPTTPTTAFRIGENEKDSLAIYLADIFTVQASLAGVPAISIPAGADSKGLPIGLQVLSGAFREEHLLAFAKSVTESLTLAIP, encoded by the coding sequence TTGAGACGCTTTAATTCTCTCACCGAAGTTCGTAACGAGCTGACGGCAGGCACCGTGACCTGTCGTCAGCTCGTGGAGTATTATCTGGATAACATCCAGAAGAAAAGCCATCTGAACGCTTTTCTGGAAGTATTTGCTGATGAGGCACTTATGCAGGCCGATGCTGTAGATACCAAGTTGGCTGCCGGTACCGCTGGCAAGCTTGCGGGTATGGTAGTTGGCCTCAAGGACGTGCTGGCTTACAAAGACCACTCTCTGCAAAGCAGCAGCCACATCCTCGATGGGTTTAAGTCGTTGTACACGGGTACGGCTGTGCAGCGCTTACTGGACGAAGACGCTATTATCATTGGGCGCCAGAACTGCGACGAATTCGCCATGGGGGCTTCCAATGAAACCTCTTACTTCGGACCAGCCCGCAACGAGATAGATCCCGACCGTGTTCCCGGTGGGTCATCGGGCGGGTCGGCAGTGGCCGTGCAAGCCGATCTGTGCCTAGCTTCTATCGGCTCCGATACGGGCGGCTCGGTGCGTCAGCCGGCAGCATTTTGCGGCATTGTTGGCTTCAAGCCTACTTATTCGCGCATTTCGCGCTATGGCTTGATCGCGTACGCTTCTTCTTTTGATCAGATAGGTACGCTGACGCGCTCGGTGGAAGATGCGGCTTTGCTGCTGGAAGTAATGGCGGGCGCTGACGATTTCGACAGCACAGCCAGCCAGCACCCCGTGCCGGCTTACAGCGAGCTGCTAACACCTGCCCCACACTACCGCATCGGCTACATCAGCGATTGTCTGGAGCGGCCCGGCTTAAATCCGGAGATCAAAGAAGCGACTGAAAGAGCGCTCGATTTGCTGCGTAGCCAAGGCCACGTAGTAGAAGCCGTCGACTTTCATCACCTCGACTACATCGTCCCGACGTATTACATTCTTACCACTGCGGAAGCCAGCTCCAACCTGAGCCGCTACGATGGGGTGAAGTTTGGCTACCGAGCTCCCGATGCCACCGACCTTGAGTCTTTGTATAAAAAGACACGAGCGCAGGGCTTTGGACCCGAGGTACAGAAGCGCATATTGCTGGGCACTTTTGTACTGTCGGCAGATTATTATGACGCTTATTATACTAAAGCTCAGCAAGTTCGTCGTTTGATTAAAGAGAAAACTGACGAACTCCTACGGCAATACGATTTTCTGGTGTTGCCCACCACGCCTACCACTGCGTTTCGCATTGGCGAAAACGAAAAAGATTCATTGGCTATTTACTTGGCTGACATTTTCACGGTGCAGGCTTCGTTGGCAGGTGTTCCGGCTATTTCGATTCCTGCGGGTGCCGATTCGAAAGGATTGCCCATTGGTTTACAAGTATTGAGCGGAGCCTTCCGCGAGGAGCATCTGTTGGCTTTTGCAAAATCAGTCACGGAATCACTTACACTAGCTATTCCCTGA
- a CDS encoding LysM peptidoglycan-binding domain-containing protein: protein MKKLLWRVAASFLLVSTLSPLAQAQVLPELNPNGSRLNDDTTHVQLELLPDTLVAAPTIDSLKIRWAHTPPELRDLVGDRISCFETDVPHLFNGTVMSFVEYFTNRNRAYTQRILEREHLYFPLFETYLAKYKLPQDLKYLAVVESALVPQARSRVGAVGLWQFMGPTASDLRLRRDEYIDERMNPEKSTEAACKYLRDLYRMFGDWELVMAAYNYGSGNIMKAIRKAGGQRNFWAIYPYLPKETRNYVPTFTAAMYAIKYSHEHGLHTETMRYLYPEPMDTLVVSGRSLDLRKFSAQFGLDSAEIQRQNPEIRKTFLPESIRNYALKVPTCVRSEMVVFDRSTLLDFCKVSVPPPAPIAPRLPWMTDFNSIQTGVAVTDKPRPESDKLRYRRVRHTVKRGETIAAVAERYDVTPAQILRWNELRRGKALVPRQQLLVLLPIREAEAPRTAVASARKIYVPAKLPLPTAKPSVAMAAAPVAEKQEAETSAARNTESFGNEPVIIKTTASAKPSNKAPKEIAKSVEVAEADTDTAAATDDTLPKSYVVRKGDILTKIAREHGVTVAQIMAWNKLETEKVAPGQHLTFYVASSDEETAIAQASEVTPRRTTHAKVASATPKKPAPAAPPVIRKVHLVQPGDTLYNISRRYQGVTVEQLRKLNNLKSDNVKPGQKLVIVQG from the coding sequence ATGAAAAAGTTATTGTGGCGTGTCGCCGCTTCTTTTCTGCTTGTGAGCACCTTGTCGCCTCTTGCGCAGGCGCAGGTGCTTCCCGAACTGAATCCGAACGGTAGCCGCCTCAATGACGATACCACCCACGTACAGCTGGAGCTGCTACCCGATACACTGGTGGCTGCCCCCACCATCGATTCGCTAAAGATACGTTGGGCGCATACGCCCCCGGAACTGCGCGACTTGGTCGGTGACCGCATCAGTTGCTTCGAGACCGACGTGCCGCACCTATTCAACGGCACCGTGATGAGCTTTGTGGAGTACTTCACGAATCGCAATCGGGCGTATACGCAGCGTATCCTGGAACGTGAACACCTGTACTTCCCGCTATTCGAAACCTATTTAGCCAAATACAAGCTTCCGCAAGACCTTAAGTATCTGGCAGTTGTAGAATCGGCACTAGTGCCACAAGCACGCTCGCGCGTGGGTGCCGTGGGGTTGTGGCAATTTATGGGGCCAACTGCCAGCGACCTACGGTTGCGCCGCGATGAGTACATCGACGAGCGCATGAACCCTGAGAAGTCGACGGAAGCCGCCTGCAAGTATCTGCGCGACCTGTATCGCATGTTTGGCGACTGGGAGCTGGTAATGGCCGCGTACAACTACGGCTCCGGCAACATCATGAAAGCCATCCGGAAGGCGGGGGGCCAGCGCAATTTCTGGGCGATCTATCCGTACCTGCCTAAAGAAACCCGCAACTACGTGCCCACCTTCACGGCGGCCATGTACGCGATCAAGTATTCGCACGAGCACGGTTTGCACACCGAAACGATGCGCTACTTGTACCCCGAGCCCATGGACACGCTTGTCGTTTCGGGCCGCTCCTTGGACCTGCGCAAATTTTCGGCGCAGTTTGGCCTGGACTCCGCCGAAATTCAACGCCAGAATCCGGAAATCCGCAAGACCTTCCTGCCGGAATCTATTCGCAATTATGCGCTGAAAGTGCCGACCTGTGTTCGAAGCGAAATGGTCGTTTTCGACCGCTCTACGCTTCTTGATTTCTGCAAAGTGAGCGTGCCGCCACCCGCTCCTATTGCCCCCCGCCTTCCTTGGATGACGGATTTTAATTCGATCCAGACGGGCGTTGCAGTTACCGACAAGCCTAGGCCAGAAAGCGACAAGCTCCGCTATCGCCGCGTGCGGCATACCGTAAAACGCGGGGAGACCATAGCCGCCGTGGCCGAACGTTATGATGTGACGCCCGCGCAGATCTTGCGCTGGAACGAGTTGCGGCGCGGCAAGGCCCTCGTTCCACGCCAGCAACTTCTTGTACTTCTTCCCATTCGCGAAGCAGAAGCTCCTCGGACGGCTGTCGCGTCAGCTCGTAAGATTTATGTTCCGGCCAAGCTGCCGCTCCCAACTGCTAAGCCTTCTGTTGCCATGGCCGCGGCTCCGGTAGCCGAAAAACAGGAAGCAGAAACTAGCGCTGCCCGCAATACAGAATCGTTTGGTAATGAGCCAGTTATAATAAAGACAACTGCTTCAGCTAAACCTTCTAACAAAGCGCCCAAAGAAATAGCCAAATCGGTGGAAGTTGCTGAAGCAGACACCGACACTGCCGCAGCTACCGACGACACACTGCCCAAAAGCTATGTGGTTCGTAAAGGCGACATCCTGACCAAAATTGCGCGTGAGCACGGCGTAACCGTTGCGCAGATCATGGCCTGGAATAAGTTGGAAACGGAGAAAGTAGCACCCGGCCAACACCTAACATTCTACGTTGCCAGCAGCGACGAGGAAACCGCAATAGCGCAAGCTAGTGAGGTTACGCCACGCCGGACAACCCACGCGAAAGTAGCTAGCGCAACCCCCAAAAAGCCGGCGCCCGCCGCGCCGCCGGTTATCCGCAAAGTGCATTTGGTTCAGCCCGGTGATACGCTTTACAACATCTCTCGTCGCTACCAAGGCGTAACGGTAGAGCAGCTGCGCAAGCTAAATAACCTCAAGTCCGACAACGTCAAACCGGGCCAGAAACTGGTGATTGTGCAAGGGTAA
- a CDS encoding DUF4292 domain-containing protein, producing the protein MSRRIELVLLLALFLLGSCARKAVPTKSTSGKVAPEVGASNVDFRYLTAKGKAQIEANGEKPPTVNITLRMRKDSIIWISASVSPIGEVGRVFITRDSVKLLNRLQKEYYSGNFSYLSKRFNVPVTFEQVQALLLGNYLPAAPGVTPAINTSGDLQTVHYEQVNLIIEQLIALSRARMQQLTVRDRETDNNFKVDYSDFRPLEATTQQFAYSVLVKAQQAKLPVSTVSINYRNVDVDKERLAFPFSVPSGYARKK; encoded by the coding sequence ATGAGTAGACGCATTGAGCTGGTACTGTTGCTGGCCCTGTTCCTGTTAGGAAGCTGTGCCCGCAAGGCCGTTCCGACCAAATCAACTTCGGGCAAAGTCGCTCCCGAAGTAGGCGCCAGCAACGTCGATTTTCGCTACTTAACAGCCAAGGGCAAAGCCCAGATCGAAGCCAACGGTGAAAAGCCGCCCACCGTCAACATTACGTTGCGGATGCGCAAAGACAGCATTATCTGGATTTCCGCTTCGGTTTCGCCCATCGGCGAAGTTGGCCGGGTCTTTATCACCCGCGACTCCGTGAAGCTGCTCAACCGGTTGCAGAAGGAATACTACTCCGGCAACTTTTCATACTTGAGCAAGCGGTTCAATGTGCCCGTTACCTTCGAGCAGGTGCAGGCCTTGTTGCTAGGCAATTATCTGCCTGCAGCGCCCGGTGTAACGCCCGCCATCAATACCAGCGGCGATTTACAAACTGTTCATTATGAGCAAGTTAACTTGATTATAGAACAGCTTATTGCGTTGAGTCGGGCGCGTATGCAGCAACTCACCGTGCGCGACCGCGAAACCGACAACAACTTCAAAGTAGACTACTCAGATTTCCGACCGCTGGAAGCAACGACGCAACAATTTGCCTACTCGGTGCTGGTGAAAGCCCAACAAGCCAAGCTGCCCGTTTCTACGGTTTCGATTAATTACCGCAACGTGGATGTAGACAAGGAGCGTCTGGCATTCCCGTTCTCGGTACCTTCGGGTTATGCGCGGAAAAAATAG